From the genome of Gemmatimonadales bacterium, one region includes:
- a CDS encoding peptidylprolyl isomerase, translating into MRRSLLLWSRPAAGLAAIGFLLAGCSGGAMSPDKAKHTPVVEAAGGTLSGAVLDSWLVAIKQQRPSPVVANELVSAWINSALVIDAIRHNGQLTDSVTIDSVILPDAERGIAAQYFATRAAARPAVTDAQVDSLINLDRVRVFQQILFRAPPHVDSAQAATIVGHARLALTRLRGGADFSSLVKSMSEDSASRANGGYIPPLSRNLIPQQFSTIWTLRPNDFSLIVQSPIGLHIFRRANRDESKPMLRAWLAPILARHADSLFVDSLARAHHIAIAPGARVEVRSIAHEPVVAAAGAPLVTWDGGSLTPAEVRSAMLMLQPAERVVLTDASDSTITQFLKGLARERITIASISTTPIPTPEARRTLVPAYQQIMDSMKAAFARLPATGSAADAATMLMDSVVAQRARYFPLPGALGTILRSRSPVKVNQTALNGVIAGAAVEWQQVHKNDSTPSRTPTRPAKPAAGRNPSN; encoded by the coding sequence ATGCGACGCTCCCTGCTGCTTTGGTCCCGTCCTGCTGCCGGACTCGCCGCGATCGGGTTCCTTCTGGCCGGATGCAGCGGCGGAGCGATGTCGCCGGACAAGGCGAAGCACACGCCGGTGGTCGAGGCCGCCGGCGGCACCCTGTCCGGAGCGGTGCTCGACAGCTGGCTTGTCGCCATCAAGCAGCAGCGGCCCAGTCCGGTCGTCGCCAACGAACTGGTAAGCGCCTGGATCAACTCCGCGCTGGTCATCGACGCGATACGCCACAACGGCCAGTTGACCGATTCAGTCACCATCGATTCGGTGATCCTCCCCGACGCGGAACGAGGCATTGCAGCGCAATACTTTGCCACTCGCGCCGCGGCGCGTCCGGCGGTCACTGATGCCCAGGTCGACTCGCTGATCAACCTCGACCGGGTCCGCGTCTTCCAGCAGATCCTCTTCCGGGCGCCGCCACACGTCGACTCTGCGCAGGCCGCCACGATCGTGGGACACGCTCGCCTGGCGCTGACCCGGCTGCGCGGCGGCGCCGATTTCTCCTCGCTGGTGAAATCGATGTCGGAGGACAGCGCCAGTCGCGCCAACGGCGGCTACATCCCGCCGCTGTCGCGCAACCTGATTCCGCAGCAGTTCTCGACGATCTGGACCCTCCGACCCAATGACTTCTCGTTGATCGTGCAGAGTCCGATCGGCCTCCACATCTTCCGCCGCGCCAACCGCGACGAATCAAAGCCGATGCTCCGCGCGTGGCTCGCTCCGATTCTCGCACGCCATGCCGACTCGCTGTTCGTCGACTCGCTCGCTCGCGCCCATCACATCGCGATCGCTCCGGGCGCGCGGGTCGAAGTGCGCAGCATCGCGCATGAGCCGGTGGTCGCCGCCGCCGGCGCACCGCTGGTCACCTGGGACGGCGGATCGCTCACCCCGGCGGAGGTGCGCAGCGCGATGCTGATGCTGCAGCCGGCCGAACGGGTGGTACTCACCGACGCCTCCGATTCCACCATCACGCAGTTCCTCAAGGGGCTGGCCCGCGAACGGATCACCATCGCCAGCATCAGCACGACGCCGATCCCCACTCCCGAGGCGCGGCGCACCCTCGTGCCGGCGTATCAGCAGATCATGGATTCGATGAAGGCGGCGTTCGCGCGGCTCCCCGCCACCGGCTCCGCGGCAGATGCAGCGACGATGCTGATGGACAGTGTGGTGGCCCAGCGCGCTCGCTACTTCCCGCTGCCCGGCGCCCTCGGCACCATCCTGCGCTCACGGTCGCCGGTCAAGGTGAACCAGACGGCGCTCAACGGCGTAATCGCGGGAGCCGCCGTCGAATGGCAGCAGGTCCACAAGAACGATTCGACGCCGAGCCGCACGCCGACCCGCCCAGCGAAACCGGCAGCTGGACGCAACCCGTCGAATTGA
- a CDS encoding superoxide dismutase translates to MAFTLPPLPYDYAALEPHIDEQTMRIHHDKHHGAYVNNLNAALEGETALQSLSVEQLLADLNRVPEAKRAAVRNNGGGHYNHTMFWELMTPGGADAPDGDLAAAIDKTFGGLAGFKEQFAKACATRFGSGWGWLVRGADGKLAIESSANQDAPIMEGKHPLLGCDVWEHAYYLKYQNRRPDYVTAWWNVVNWTVVGKRFAAK, encoded by the coding sequence ATGGCCTTCACCTTGCCGCCGCTACCGTACGACTACGCCGCGCTCGAGCCGCACATCGATGAACAGACGATGCGGATTCACCACGACAAGCATCATGGCGCGTACGTCAACAATCTCAACGCCGCGCTGGAAGGCGAGACCGCGTTGCAATCTCTGTCGGTCGAACAGCTGCTCGCGGACCTCAATCGCGTCCCCGAAGCGAAGCGCGCGGCCGTCCGCAACAACGGCGGCGGCCATTACAACCACACCATGTTCTGGGAACTGATGACACCCGGCGGAGCCGACGCGCCCGACGGCGACCTCGCCGCCGCGATCGACAAGACTTTCGGCGGTCTGGCCGGGTTCAAGGAGCAATTCGCCAAGGCCTGCGCCACCCGGTTCGGCAGCGGATGGGGATGGCTGGTCCGCGGTGCGGACGGCAAGCTCGCGATCGAAAGCAGCGCCAACCAGGACGCGCCGATCATGGAGGGAAAGCATCCGCTCCTCGGTTGCGATGTATGGGAGCACGCCTACTACCTGAAGTACCAGAACCGTCGTCCCGATTACGTGACCGCATGGTGGAACGTGGTCAACTGGACTGTCGTCGGGAAACGGTTCGCCGCCAAGTGA
- a CDS encoding redoxin domain-containing protein, which translates to MATSHPAVGSPAPDFTLKSTSGQEVTLSSFAGRKNVLLAFFPLAFTSTCTTEMRAFTDDITHFESKDTIVLPISVDSTATLKEFKAKWQMTFDLLSDFKRGVSRLYGVLDEEAFYSRRAYIVIDKQGITRWVWEEKNAGDRRENAELLEVLARLG; encoded by the coding sequence ATGGCCACGTCACATCCCGCGGTCGGTTCGCCGGCCCCCGATTTCACGCTCAAGTCGACCTCCGGTCAGGAGGTCACGCTGTCGTCGTTTGCCGGACGCAAGAACGTCCTGCTGGCGTTCTTTCCGTTGGCGTTCACCAGTACGTGCACGACGGAGATGCGTGCCTTCACCGACGATATCACCCATTTCGAGAGCAAGGACACCATCGTCCTCCCCATCAGCGTCGACTCGACCGCGACGCTCAAGGAATTCAAGGCGAAGTGGCAGATGACCTTCGACCTCCTCAGTGATTTCAAGCGGGGCGTGTCGCGACTGTACGGTGTGCTCGACGAGGAGGCGTTCTATTCCAGGCGTGCGTACATCGTGATCGACAAGCAGGGGATCACGCGCTGGGTCTGGGAAGAGAAGAACGCGGGAGATCGGCGAGAGAACGCCGAGCTGCTCGAGGTGCTGGCGCGGCTGGGGTAG
- a CDS encoding nuclear transport factor 2 family protein, with protein sequence MRFTRIISPLSLLMAMACHFQDRTPGSTRHDEAALQSAATAFYQALGRGDSAALRRVTLPTATALIAPDRGPAVQIPVAALFDARERREQSGGARIARTELHPDGDVATVRLVVVAGSLDGQGEYEAADVLTLARRDGGWLVAHAVLGTWRIRSAP encoded by the coding sequence GTGCGGTTCACCCGGATCATTTCCCCCTTGTCGCTTCTCATGGCCATGGCGTGCCACTTCCAGGATCGGACCCCTGGCAGTACGCGCCATGACGAAGCGGCGTTGCAGTCGGCTGCCACGGCGTTCTATCAGGCGCTGGGACGTGGCGACTCTGCTGCGCTCCGTCGCGTCACGCTGCCGACCGCGACGGCGCTGATCGCGCCCGACCGCGGTCCGGCGGTGCAGATCCCGGTCGCAGCCCTCTTCGACGCCAGGGAGCGGCGGGAGCAGTCGGGGGGCGCCCGGATCGCCCGAACCGAACTGCACCCCGATGGCGATGTCGCCACCGTGCGACTGGTGGTCGTGGCGGGAAGTCTCGACGGCCAGGGCGAATACGAAGCCGCGGATGTGCTCACCCTCGCCCGCCGGGACGGCGGCTGGCTCGTCGCGCACGCGGTGCTCGGCACGTGGCGGATCAGGTCGGCGCCGTGA
- a CDS encoding ATP-binding protein — protein sequence MADQVGAVTDPGRMVPPPLAVVAGAARALASVDTPTERLRALCQHLRAALPAAEVRFRAGARRTDRTGAGDGAISGLVPLTVSIPWRDGRVAVLEVVDSPRPLAELRPIVETIAALLATVLPAFDTDEHDDGGVVSRLHRLTIDSLPVGLYVVDREYRVVLWNRKRETGTQGLRRGDVLGKRVLDILRRQPPEVLRAEFDVVFATGDVRVSEQDVHVGNEVRTYRTSRLPMRLDGTVVSHVITIGEDVTETRAIQRAMHQTEKLAAVGQLAAGVMHEINNPLATIGGCVAAIASRVEGAEPVVKEYLEMIESEVSRCTNIIDGLLDFSRAGRAAGSFEPADVNALLDRTLALLKHHQRFRRLNVTREYQDPLPRISGNSERLIQAAMAILLNAADATGGKGNVVVRTRSEGSSVVAEFEDDGPGIPADVVPKIFDPFFTTKGPARGTGLGLAICYGIVADHQGELDVRSEPGIRTIFRMTIPAMEEEAA from the coding sequence GTGGCGGATCAGGTCGGCGCCGTGACCGATCCCGGCCGGATGGTGCCGCCGCCGCTCGCCGTCGTCGCCGGCGCAGCTCGCGCACTGGCGAGCGTCGATACCCCGACCGAGCGGCTCAGGGCGCTCTGCCAGCACCTGCGCGCCGCGTTACCGGCAGCCGAGGTGCGCTTTCGCGCCGGGGCCCGGCGCACCGACCGCACGGGCGCGGGCGACGGCGCGATCTCCGGCCTGGTGCCGCTCACGGTGTCGATTCCGTGGCGTGACGGCCGCGTCGCGGTCCTCGAAGTCGTCGACTCGCCCCGTCCTCTTGCCGAGCTGCGTCCGATCGTGGAAACGATCGCCGCCCTTCTTGCGACGGTCCTCCCCGCGTTCGATACCGATGAGCACGATGACGGTGGCGTCGTCAGCCGCCTCCACCGGCTCACCATCGATTCGTTGCCGGTCGGCCTGTATGTCGTCGATCGCGAATACCGCGTCGTGCTCTGGAACCGCAAGCGCGAAACCGGCACTCAGGGGTTGCGTCGAGGTGACGTTCTCGGGAAGCGGGTGCTCGACATCCTTCGCCGCCAGCCGCCCGAGGTGCTGCGCGCCGAATTCGATGTGGTCTTCGCCACCGGCGACGTCCGCGTGAGCGAGCAGGACGTGCATGTCGGCAACGAGGTGCGCACCTATCGGACCTCGCGCCTGCCGATGCGGCTCGACGGCACGGTCGTGTCGCATGTGATCACCATCGGCGAGGATGTGACGGAAACCCGCGCCATCCAGCGCGCCATGCACCAGACCGAAAAGCTGGCCGCCGTCGGACAGCTTGCGGCCGGCGTGATGCACGAGATCAACAATCCGCTGGCGACGATCGGCGGCTGCGTGGCGGCGATCGCATCACGCGTGGAAGGGGCCGAGCCGGTGGTGAAGGAGTATCTCGAGATGATCGAGAGCGAAGTGAGCCGCTGCACCAACATCATCGACGGCCTCCTCGACTTCTCGCGTGCGGGGCGCGCGGCGGGCTCCTTCGAACCCGCGGACGTCAACGCGCTGCTCGACCGGACGCTGGCACTCCTCAAGCACCACCAGCGATTCCGCCGCCTCAACGTGACGCGCGAGTACCAGGATCCGTTGCCGCGCATCTCCGGCAATTCCGAACGGCTGATCCAGGCGGCAATGGCGATCCTGCTCAATGCGGCGGATGCCACGGGCGGCAAGGGGAATGTCGTGGTGCGGACCCGCTCCGAGGGATCGTCGGTCGTGGCGGAGTTCGAGGACGACGGTCCCGGTATTCCAGCGGACGTGGTGCCCAAGATCTTCGACCCGTTCTTCACCACCAAGGGGCCGGCCCGCGGCACCGGACTCGGCCTGGCCATCTGCTACGGCATCGTCGCCGATCATCAGGGAGAGCTCGATGTGCGCAGCGAACCGGGGATCCGCACCATCTTTCGCATGACAATCCCGGCGATGGAAGAGGAGGCCGCGTGA
- a CDS encoding response regulator transcription factor, with protein MKLLVVEDDKTVGQYVKRGLEEQQYIADWVTDGAEALRVVSAVPYDLIILDLRLPSMNGLEVLRTLRDRGLTLPVLVLTAQDSVEFKVDALRAGADDYVTKPFSFEELLARVEALSRRPKQLTARALRVADLELDLESREVRRGTTPIELTPKEYAVLEYLMRHTGRVMSRTLITEYAWDYHFDPGTNIVDVVINRLRKKIDAGFPRKLVHTVRGVGYVVKG; from the coding sequence GTGAAATTGCTGGTGGTGGAGGACGACAAGACCGTCGGCCAGTACGTCAAGCGCGGCCTCGAGGAGCAGCAGTACATCGCCGACTGGGTCACCGACGGCGCGGAGGCGTTGCGGGTGGTGTCGGCGGTGCCGTACGATCTCATCATCCTCGACCTGCGGCTCCCGAGCATGAACGGCCTCGAGGTGCTGCGCACGCTGCGCGATCGCGGTCTCACGCTGCCGGTGCTGGTGCTCACGGCACAGGATTCGGTCGAATTCAAGGTCGACGCCCTCCGCGCCGGCGCCGACGATTACGTCACCAAGCCGTTCTCGTTCGAGGAACTCCTCGCGCGCGTGGAAGCGCTGTCACGCCGCCCCAAGCAGCTCACGGCGCGGGCACTCCGCGTCGCCGACCTCGAACTCGACCTCGAGTCGCGCGAAGTGCGGCGCGGCACGACGCCGATCGAACTCACCCCCAAGGAATACGCCGTCCTCGAGTACCTGATGCGCCACACCGGCCGCGTCATGTCACGGACGCTGATCACCGAGTACGCCTGGGATTATCACTTCGATCCCGGGACCAACATCGTCGACGTGGTGATCAACCGGCTTCGCAAGAAGATTGACGCCGGCTTTCCCCGGAAGCTGGTGCACACGGTGCGCGGCGTGGGATACGTGGTGAAAGGGTAG
- a CDS encoding ATP-binding protein, with protein MQSIRIRLAKYYSLALTATMAAFGAAVYWERTTTAPREAELQLDRALESESTSATQVLRQQARTLTPAVRATPTSVDTLISGARPYLSAMADYVFVVNPRGGVVYSSPSVQSLSEIAAVQISSLLVRRPLPSGIGNLDGGANQPPLRFVLTAIDSVDELGGVLVAARRDVFSADLQNMLVSMLMMAPLIIVTSGALGYWLAGRSLRPVEVMIEELDDIQDGTSLNRRLAVPQGEDELSRLGQKLNDMLGRVEQSFVALRRFTADASHELKTPLMVLRAGVERSLTHPKTPGDIVPALDETLRQVNQMSELVTNLLTLARADEGRASLALVEVDLRTLMAEAAETAEILGAERGVAVKVEQPPYAVNLPVDAGRIRQLMMNLVTNAVRYTPAGGKATLRIVDGPETVTIAVQDTGIGIAPGDLPNVFERFWRADPARSRTGEHPGTGLGLAISKWIVEAHGGTISAQSRPGRGSTFTVVFPKPVTTPPA; from the coding sequence ATGCAGTCGATCCGCATCCGGCTGGCGAAATACTATTCGCTGGCGTTGACGGCGACGATGGCCGCATTCGGTGCGGCGGTGTACTGGGAGCGGACGACCACGGCACCGCGCGAGGCCGAACTGCAACTCGATCGCGCGCTGGAGAGCGAGAGCACCTCGGCGACCCAGGTCCTGCGGCAGCAGGCGCGCACCCTCACGCCTGCCGTGCGCGCGACGCCAACCTCGGTCGATACGCTGATCAGCGGCGCGCGCCCCTATCTCAGCGCGATGGCCGACTACGTCTTCGTCGTCAATCCGCGGGGTGGCGTGGTGTACTCGTCACCGTCGGTGCAGTCGCTCTCCGAAATCGCCGCGGTGCAGATCTCGTCGCTGCTGGTGCGCCGGCCGCTCCCCTCCGGGATCGGCAATCTCGACGGCGGCGCCAATCAGCCGCCGCTCCGCTTCGTCCTCACCGCGATCGATTCTGTCGATGAACTCGGCGGCGTCCTGGTGGCGGCGCGACGCGACGTCTTCTCGGCCGACCTCCAGAACATGCTCGTCTCGATGCTGATGATGGCGCCGCTCATCATCGTCACGTCGGGCGCGCTCGGATACTGGCTCGCCGGTCGTTCGCTACGTCCAGTCGAAGTGATGATCGAGGAGCTCGACGACATTCAGGACGGTACGTCGCTCAACCGCCGGCTCGCGGTGCCACAAGGCGAAGACGAACTGTCGCGGCTGGGGCAGAAGCTCAACGACATGCTCGGCCGCGTCGAACAGTCGTTCGTGGCGCTCAGGCGCTTCACCGCCGACGCGTCGCACGAACTCAAGACGCCGCTGATGGTGCTCCGGGCCGGCGTCGAACGCTCCCTCACCCACCCGAAGACGCCGGGCGACATCGTCCCCGCGCTCGACGAAACGTTGCGCCAGGTCAACCAGATGAGCGAACTGGTCACCAACCTGCTGACGCTGGCCCGGGCCGATGAGGGACGGGCGTCGCTGGCGCTCGTCGAGGTCGACCTCCGGACGCTGATGGCCGAGGCGGCGGAAACGGCGGAGATTCTCGGCGCCGAACGCGGCGTCGCGGTCAAGGTCGAGCAGCCGCCGTACGCGGTGAATCTGCCGGTGGACGCCGGGCGCATTCGTCAGCTGATGATGAACCTCGTCACCAACGCCGTGCGCTACACGCCGGCCGGCGGGAAGGCGACGCTCCGGATCGTCGACGGCCCCGAGACCGTCACGATCGCCGTCCAGGACACCGGGATCGGCATCGCGCCGGGTGACCTGCCCAACGTCTTCGAGCGCTTCTGGCGGGCCGATCCGGCCCGGTCGCGCACCGGCGAACACCCGGGAACGGGCTTGGGACTGGCGATTTCCAAGTGGATCGTGGAGGCGCACGGCGGAACGATCTCTGCCCAGAGCCGCCCCGGCCGCGGGTCGACCTTCACGGTCGTCTTCCCCAAGCCGGTGACCACGCCGCCAGCATGA
- a CDS encoding TonB family protein: MFDNLIESKPKRERSLGQTITSVIVHVALIAVGVKLTSGAAETVKKILADTHMAFLQPPPPPPPPPPPPPDQKVIVSNNPPPKGFQTIVPPKVVPTEIPPVDLNQKFDAKNFSGKGVEGGIANGVIGGTGPVTTQETYTDIQVDDPAAQTACPQPKYPPALRTVGVQGSVTLRYVVGINGKTESGSVQVVSSTNKAFEEPAIETINACTFKPAKIKGSAVRQLVEQNVKFTIGG; this comes from the coding sequence ATGTTCGATAACCTCATCGAATCGAAGCCGAAGCGCGAGCGATCCTTGGGACAGACGATCACCTCCGTGATCGTTCATGTGGCGCTCATCGCCGTTGGTGTGAAGCTGACGAGTGGCGCGGCCGAAACGGTGAAGAAGATCCTGGCGGATACGCACATGGCGTTCCTGCAGCCGCCACCGCCGCCACCGCCGCCACCACCGCCGCCACCGGATCAGAAGGTGATCGTCTCCAACAACCCGCCACCCAAAGGGTTCCAGACGATCGTTCCGCCGAAGGTCGTGCCGACGGAGATTCCGCCGGTCGATCTCAACCAGAAGTTCGATGCCAAGAACTTCTCGGGCAAGGGCGTCGAGGGCGGCATCGCGAATGGTGTCATCGGTGGTACCGGTCCCGTGACGACGCAGGAGACGTACACCGACATCCAGGTCGATGACCCGGCGGCGCAGACTGCCTGCCCGCAGCCGAAATATCCGCCGGCGTTGCGGACGGTCGGCGTGCAGGGCTCGGTCACCTTGCGGTACGTCGTCGGCATCAACGGCAAGACGGAATCAGGCTCGGTCCAGGTCGTGAGCAGCACCAACAAGGCGTTCGAGGAGCCGGCGATCGAAACCATCAACGCCTGCACCTTCAAGCCCGCGAAGATCAAGGGCAGCGCGGTGCGGCAGCTGGTCGAGCAGAATGTGAAGTTCACCATCGGGGGATGA
- a CDS encoding MotA/TolQ/ExbB proton channel family protein gives MWTQAGTFAKGIVIVLLGMSIFSLTIVVQKLIKVKKSESGTRRFAPQFSRAIQEENLDQAITLAEKNRDSHVARVLGGALSEVKPLLRDRATVTAADINSAERAVERQMLIVLAEFKRGSGVLGTVGATAPFVGLLGTTMGIVDAFQSMSSAGGASGGLAGIGSGIAEALITTAIGLMVAIPAVWAYNYFTTKVENLTVEMTYTSKELIDYLIKSVGSEFGRSIFTKEFQATKAVSGSGHIHS, from the coding sequence ATGTGGACCCAGGCAGGGACGTTTGCCAAGGGGATCGTGATTGTCCTGCTGGGCATGTCGATCTTCTCCCTCACCATCGTGGTGCAGAAGCTCATCAAGGTGAAGAAGAGCGAAAGCGGCACCCGCCGGTTCGCCCCGCAGTTCTCGCGCGCGATCCAGGAGGAGAACCTCGACCAGGCGATCACGCTCGCGGAGAAGAATCGCGATTCGCACGTCGCCCGCGTGCTGGGCGGCGCACTCTCCGAGGTGAAGCCGCTCCTGCGTGACCGTGCCACCGTCACCGCCGCCGACATCAACTCGGCCGAACGCGCCGTCGAGCGCCAGATGCTGATCGTTCTCGCCGAATTCAAGCGCGGCTCGGGCGTACTGGGCACTGTGGGCGCCACCGCGCCGTTCGTCGGCCTCCTCGGCACCACGATGGGTATCGTCGACGCGTTCCAGTCGATGTCGTCGGCGGGTGGCGCATCGGGTGGCCTCGCCGGCATCGGATCGGGCATCGCCGAGGCGCTGATCACCACGGCCATCGGCCTCATGGTGGCGATTCCGGCGGTGTGGGCGTACAACTACTTCACCACCAAGGTCGAGAACCTCACCGTCGAGATGACCTACACCTCGAAGGAACTGATCGACTACCTGATCAAGAGCGTGGGGAGCGAGTTCGGCCGCTCGATCTTCACCAAGGAGTTCCAGGCGACGAAGGCGGTGAGTGGCAGTGGCCATATCCACAGCTAG
- a CDS encoding biopolymer transporter ExbD, translating to MAISTASGPGRVNANINVTPMIDVMLVLLIIFMIVTPLLEAGFKATMPTAANTEQKPEGDDEITLGVDEQGNYFLNKQPMSKQQVESQLTSMFATRTKDKLLYFKADEGLKYSKIQEAIEIGRRAGARQLVAIVEHHGGLMGGDDKSKGK from the coding sequence GTGGCCATATCCACAGCTAGTGGCCCGGGGAGGGTCAACGCCAACATCAACGTCACGCCGATGATCGACGTGATGCTGGTGCTCCTGATCATCTTCATGATCGTGACGCCGCTCCTCGAGGCCGGTTTCAAGGCCACGATGCCGACCGCCGCGAACACGGAGCAGAAGCCGGAGGGCGATGACGAGATCACGCTCGGCGTCGACGAACAGGGGAACTATTTCCTCAACAAGCAGCCGATGTCGAAGCAGCAGGTCGAGTCGCAACTCACATCGATGTTCGCCACCCGGACCAAGGACAAGCTCCTGTACTTCAAGGCGGATGAGGGGCTCAAGTATTCCAAGATCCAGGAAGCGATCGAAATCGGGCGTCGCGCCGGAGCTCGTCAGCTGGTGGCCATTGTGGAGCACCACGGCGGCCTGATGGGCGGCGACGACAAGAGCAAGGGGAAGTAA